A window of Macrotis lagotis isolate mMagLag1 chromosome X, bilby.v1.9.chrom.fasta, whole genome shotgun sequence contains these coding sequences:
- the ITPRIPL2 gene encoding inositol 1,4,5-trisphosphate receptor-interacting protein-like 2 — MSVHYTLNLRVFWPLLTGFCTALVCLYHVLSGRAGPAAPRDAEDAGFPLLKAALLLLLAYLLLRFLHAARQRLLPRAPRRGLARAAPGPLREPGLGVLLESYYEHEVRLSPHVLGHSKAHVSRIVGELVRAGRARGSPGPSAGGALALAFRGDFVQVGSAYERHKIRRPDGFDVLVPLRLPPLVALEPRGLGSEPELPPALRGCFVCALRAPPPAPLGGAAAGQWPRDCKPFSDGFCVELRGRRHLSAALVSRWFQAHLQRCLATVRYSLEERCRVSLAPGGLDQPPTLHVLPCRTDYGCCRLSMAVRLIPAVHLGDGVFLVAPPPPSPPPPAAGPPPAELPGGLRAEALWGLNTARQEQRLLGWLQDRAPPGACHLKCLQLLKALRDLGARGLEPAAAAQWGRVLASYTLKTALLTLLLRGAPLQGWDEARLGPRLEELVLYLRDCLLRRRPLFHCLLGPAAAGRLAADIGPLPKVLREAAPVDLLAAVDGRARELVAARLLATWRRLPQLLRAYGGPRYLARSPQPRGQRGQGFPEHDP, encoded by the coding sequence ATGTCGGTGCACTACACGCTCAACCTGCGCGTCTTCTGGCCGCTGCTGACCGGCTTCTGCACCGCCCTGGTCTGCCTCTACCACGTCCTGAGCGGGAGGGCCGGCCCGGCCGCGCCGCGGGACGCCGAGGACGCCGGCTTCCCGCTGCTCAAGGCCGCCCTCCTGCTGCTCCTGGCCTACCTCCTGCTGCGCTTCCTCCACGCCGCGCGGCAGCGCCTCctgccccgcgccccgcgccggGGGCTCGCGCGGGCCGCCCCGGGGCCCCTCCGGGAGCCGGGCCTCGGCGTCCTGCTGGAGAGCTACTACGAGCACGAAGTCCGCCTGTCCCCGCACGTGCTGGGCCACAGCAAGGCGCACGTGAGCCGCATCGTCGGGGAGCTGGTCCGCGCCGGCCGGGCCCGGGGCTCCCCGGGGCCCTCGGCCGGGGGCGCCCTGGCCCTGGCCTTCCGGGGGGACTTCGTCCAGGTGGGCAGCGCCTACGAGCGGCACAAGATCCGCCGCCCCGACGGCTTCGACGTGCTGGTCCCCTTGCGCCTGCCGCCGCTGGTGGCGCTGGAGCCCCGGGGCCTGGGCTCGGAGCCCGAGCTGCCGCCGGCGCTGCGGGGCTGCTTCGTGTGCGCCCTCAGGGCCCCGCCGCCCGCGCCCCTCGGCGGGGCCGCGGCGGGCCAGTGGCCGCGGGACTGCAAGCCCTTCTCGGACGGCTTCTGCGTGGAGCTGCGCGGCCGGCGCCACCTCTCCGCCGCGCTCGTGTCGCGCTGGTTCCAGGCCCACCTGCAGCGGTGCCTCGCCACGGTGCGCTACAGCCTGGAGGAGCGCTGCCGCGTCAGCCTGGCCCCCGGCGGCCTCGACCAGCCCCCCACGCTGCACGTCCTCCCCTGCCGCACCGACTACGGCTGCTGCCGGCTCTCCATGGCGGTGCGCCTCATCCCGGCCGTGCACCTGGGAGACGGGGTCTTCCTGgtggcgccgccgccgccgtcgccgccgccgcccgccgcgGGGCCCCCGCCCGCGGAGCTCCCGGGCGGGCTGAGGGCCGAGGCGCTGTGGGGCCTGAACACGGCCCGGCAGGAGCAGCGGCTGCTGGGCTGGCTGCAGGACCGCGCGCCCCCCGGGGCCTGCCACCTGAAATGCCTGCAGCTGCTGAAGGCCCTGCGGGACCTGGGCGCGCGGGGCCTGGAGCCCGCGGCCGCGGCCCAGTGGGGCCGCGTCCTGGCCTCCTACACGCTCAAGACGGCGCTTCTGACGCTGCTGCTGCGCGGGGCCCCGCTGCAGGGCTGGGACGAGGCCCGCCTGGGCCCGCGGCTGGAGGAGCTGGTGCTCTACCTGCGGGACTGCCTGCTCCGGCGCCGCCCGCTCTTCCACTGCCTCCTGGGCCCCGCCGCGGCCGGCCGGCTCGCGGCGGACATCGGCCCGCTGCCCAAGGTGCTGCGCGAGGCCGCCCCGGTCGACCTCCTGGCCGCCGTCGACGGGCGCGCCCGGGAGCTGGTGGCGGCGCGGCTGCTGGCCACGTGGCGCCGGCTGCCCCAGCTTCTCCGAGCCTACGGGGGGCCCCGCTACCTGGCCAGGAGCCCCCAGCCCCGGGGCCAGCGGGGCCAAGGTTTCCCGGAGCACGACCCCTAG